One window of Paenibacillus albicereus genomic DNA carries:
- a CDS encoding helix-turn-helix domain-containing protein produces the protein MNKLEELAEFGRLLYDALQVPVFLVHPGRKIEAEHAPAALRANPFFAAVRDQVAGAEYALVAADQPVRFTRSRLEYLFVNALDDGRLAGTLVLGPFTQERDAGGGMDEGLAALHAGNRRQLLDLYEAVPLLSPERAAAIGLMVHYAVRRKPVDPSASLLAEAPLQEPASAGSRGAEAELSRSRRSGLQHANLPHERVLLHYVRTGEKERMRAFVMEFIVGEEEFGVLARRSRLRSEKNLMITGIALICRAAIEGGLQEETAFTLSDYYIQLLEDQPSLQEVGAVMSKALFDFVDRVAQERRGRFSPAVQDCLHEIASGLYGELTLPRLAERAHLSPNYLSGLFRQEVGLTISAYIQRERIEEAKKLLSLTDYPVADIAAWLSFHDQSYFIKVFKKWEGQTPRAYRRAERRPARRLPQA, from the coding sequence ATGAACAAGCTGGAGGAGCTGGCCGAATTCGGAAGGCTTCTATATGATGCCCTGCAAGTGCCGGTCTTCCTCGTCCATCCGGGGAGGAAAATCGAAGCGGAGCACGCCCCCGCCGCGCTCCGGGCCAACCCGTTCTTCGCGGCTGTCCGCGACCAGGTCGCCGGCGCCGAGTACGCGCTCGTGGCGGCCGATCAGCCGGTCCGCTTCACGCGCTCGCGTCTGGAGTACCTGTTCGTCAACGCACTGGACGACGGGCGGCTCGCCGGCACGCTCGTGCTCGGACCGTTCACGCAGGAACGGGACGCGGGCGGCGGGATGGACGAAGGATTGGCTGCGCTACATGCCGGCAACCGCCGGCAGCTGCTGGACCTGTATGAGGCGGTGCCGCTGCTGTCCCCCGAGCGGGCCGCTGCGATCGGCCTCATGGTCCACTATGCGGTGCGCCGCAAGCCGGTCGATCCGTCGGCCAGCCTGCTGGCCGAGGCTCCGCTGCAGGAGCCGGCTTCGGCCGGGAGCCGAGGCGCGGAGGCGGAGCTGTCGCGCAGCCGGCGCAGCGGGCTGCAGCATGCCAACCTGCCGCATGAGCGCGTGCTGCTGCACTACGTCCGCACGGGGGAGAAGGAGCGGATGCGCGCGTTCGTCATGGAGTTCATCGTCGGCGAGGAGGAGTTCGGCGTACTCGCGCGCCGCAGCCGCCTGCGCAGCGAGAAGAATCTGATGATTACCGGCATCGCGCTCATCTGCCGGGCGGCGATCGAGGGCGGCCTGCAGGAGGAAACGGCGTTCACGCTGAGCGACTACTACATCCAGCTGCTGGAGGACCAGCCGTCGCTGCAGGAGGTCGGCGCGGTCATGTCCAAGGCGCTGTTCGACTTTGTCGACCGGGTGGCGCAGGAGCGCCGCGGCCGTTTTTCCCCCGCCGTCCAGGACTGCCTCCATGAGATCGCCAGCGGGCTCTACGGAGAGCTGACGCTGCCCAGGCTCGCCGAGCGGGCGCATCTGAGCCCCAACTATCTGTCCGGACTGTTCCGACAAGAGGTCGGGCTGACGATCTCGGCCTACATCCAGCGCGAGCGGATCGAGGAGGCCAAGAAGTTGCTGTCGCTCACCGACTACCCGGTGGCGGACATCGCGGCGTGGCTGAGCTTTCACGATCAGAGCTACTTCATCAAGGTGTTCAAAAAATGGGAGGGCCAGACGCCCCGGGCCTACCGGCGCGCGGAGCGGCGCCCGGCGCGGAGGCTGCCGCAGGCTTGA
- a CDS encoding SDR family NAD(P)-dependent oxidoreductase, which produces MLHDKIALVTGGGSGIGRATSLKMAGYGAKLVIVDFNEAGGQETVRLIQEQGGEAIFVQADVSKTEDVQRYVQAAVDAYGRIDVFFNNAGIVQKFNRLADIEENEFDRIMSVNVRGVFLGMKYVLKVMEQQGSGSIVNTASTAGVKSEHSASAYSASKHAVVGLTKGAAIEYVKKGIRVNAICPGGVETALTKGVEAAFLSGGYVPEEVGNMRMGRYAQPDELAEVACFLASDRASYMTGSIVLADGGLTL; this is translated from the coding sequence ATGCTTCACGATAAAATCGCGCTCGTCACCGGCGGAGGCAGCGGCATCGGCCGCGCCACGAGCCTGAAAATGGCCGGTTACGGAGCCAAGCTCGTCATCGTCGACTTCAACGAGGCCGGAGGCCAGGAAACGGTCCGGCTGATCCAGGAGCAAGGCGGCGAGGCGATCTTCGTCCAAGCCGACGTCTCCAAGACCGAGGACGTGCAGCGCTACGTGCAGGCCGCCGTCGACGCCTACGGCCGGATCGACGTTTTCTTCAACAACGCCGGCATCGTGCAGAAGTTCAACCGGCTCGCCGACATCGAAGAGAACGAGTTCGACCGCATCATGAGCGTCAACGTGCGCGGCGTCTTCCTCGGCATGAAGTACGTGCTGAAGGTGATGGAGCAGCAAGGCAGCGGCTCGATCGTCAACACGGCTTCCACGGCTGGCGTGAAGAGCGAGCACAGCGCGTCGGCTTATTCCGCGAGCAAGCACGCGGTCGTCGGCCTGACGAAGGGCGCGGCGATTGAGTATGTGAAAAAAGGCATCCGCGTCAACGCCATCTGCCCGGGCGGCGTCGAGACGGCGCTGACGAAGGGCGTCGAAGCGGCGTTCCTGTCCGGCGGCTACGTGCCGGAGGAAGTCGGCAACATGCGCATGGGCCGCTACGCCCAGCCGGACGAGCTGGCAGAGGTCGCCTGCTTCCTGGCCTCTGATCGCGCCAGCTATATGACCGGCTCGATCGTGCTGGCCGACGGCGGACTGACGCTGTAA